A single genomic interval of Eleutherodactylus coqui strain aEleCoq1 chromosome 3, aEleCoq1.hap1, whole genome shotgun sequence harbors:
- the LOC136620468 gene encoding oocyte zinc finger protein XlCOF22-like: MKPISDVFTDVARIKNRGALYLSAMLRHPSIVCWDLPYERGFLMNLPRMDGKRKEMAESLLHLTLEILYQFTGEDYTAVQKTSSERWQNFVSEGHGRTLSPITGPTTHYPIHEDFSGQKILEHVHKMTELLTGEVPIRCRDVSVYFSMEEWEYLEGHKDLYKEVMMEDQQPLTSQDRSGKRTSPESRPSPLHPQDYPLFPQGNDLKNIDAAAIVVKEEVNVRGDERWKEEIPTDTRPDAGTRSSGEYRMSSDLNTEDCNIVQDTLEEPTIIPDKPSALHSKHLSSDPATQVLLSDASQTTEPDKSHSRDVEYQKAPTEEKAFLHSESGRCSINKLDLVPHEGSHTGAKPFSCSECGKCFLVKSRLVTHQRSHTGEKPFSCSECGKCFIRKLRFVRHQRTHKEENQFSCSECGKCFPFKSNLVTHQRTHTGEKPFSCSECGKCFIRKSNLVIHQRTHTGEKPFSCSECGKCFVVKSNLFTHQRTHTGEKTFSCSECGKCFSWKTDLVKHQRTHTGEKPFPCSECGKCFSRKTVLVTHQRTHTGEKPFSCSECGKYFSQKSHLLAHQRTHTGEKSSPCSECGKCFSRKTDLVKHQRSHL; the protein is encoded by the exons atgaaaccgattagcgatgttttcactgatgttgcGAGAATAAAAAATCGCGGCGCGCTCTATCTATCTGCGAT GCTCCGGCATCCTAGTATCGTCTGTTGGGATCTTCCATATGAGAGAGGTTTTCTGATGAACCTGCCGAGGATGGATGGGAAGAGGAAGGAGATGGCAGAGAGTCTATtacatctcaccctagagatcctCTATCAGtttactggggag GATTATACAGCAGTGcagaagacctctagtgagcgCTGGCAGAACTTTGTGTCTGAAGGTCATGGAAGAACCCTGAGCCCAATAACGGGGCCTACAACTCACTACCCGATACATGAGGACTTCAGTGGGCAGAAGATCCTGGAACATGTCCACAAGATGactgagctgctgacaggagag gttcctataaggtgtcgggACGTctccgtctatttctccatggaggagtgggagtatttagaaggacacaaggatctgtacaaggaggtcatgatggaggatcagcagcccctcacatcacAAG ATAGATCCGGTAAGAGGACATCACCAGAGAGCCGCCCCAGTCCTCTCCATCCACAGGATTATCCG CTTTTCCCTCAGGGTAATGATCTGAAGAATATTGATGCTGCAGCCATAGTGGTAAAAGAAGAGGTAAATGTGAGGGGTGATGAGCGGTGGAAGGAGGAGATCCCTACAGACACCcgtccag ATGCCGGTACCAGGAGCTCAGGGGAATATCGGATGTCTTCAGATCTTAACACAGAAGACTGCAATATTGTCCAGGATACATTAGAAGAGCCCACTATTATCCCAGATaaaccctcagcccttcacagcaaacatCTATCATCTGATCCTGCTACACAGGTCCTGCTTTCTGATGCATCACAGACTACTGAGCCAGATAAAAGCCATAGCAGGGATGTTGAATATCAAAAAGCTCCCACAGAGGAGAAGGCATTCTTACATTCAGAAAGTGGAAGATGTTCTATAAATAAATTAGATCTTGTTCCACATGAGGGAAGCCACACAGGGgcgaagccattttcatgctcagaatgtggaaaatgttttcttGTGAAATCacgtcttgttacacatcagagaagtcacacaggggagaaaccattttcatgttctgagtgtgggaaatgttttatccgCAAATTACgttttgttagacatcagagaactcacaaagAAGAGAACcaattttcatgctcagaatgtgggaaatgttttccttttaaatcaaatcttgttacacatcagagaactcacacaggagagaagccattttcatgttcagaatgtgggaaatgttttatccggaaatcaaatcttgttatacatcagagaactcacacaggggagaaaccattttcatgttcagaatgtgggaaatgttttgttgtgaaatcaaatctttttacacatcagagaactcacacaggggagaaaacattttcatgttcagaatgtgggaaatgtttttcctgGAAAACAGATCTTgtaaaacatcagagaactcacacaggggagaagccatttccatgttcagaatgtgggaaatgtttttcccgGAAAACagttcttgttacacatcagagaactcacacaggggagaagccattttcatgttctgagtgtgggaaatattttagccAGAAATCACACCTTcttgcacatcagagaactcacacaggggagaagtcatctccatgttcagaatgtgggaaatgtttttcccgGAAAACAGATCTTGTAAAACATCAGAGATCTCACTTGTAA